From the genome of Halomonas sp. MCCC 1A13316, one region includes:
- a CDS encoding LysR family transcriptional regulator, translating into MLQDLNDALIFAKVVEQGSFSAAAKQLRLGKTTVSRKVQDLERRLGARLLNRTTRNLSLTEAGAIYFDYCNRIVRDLGEAEKAVHHLEESPRGWLRVTAPFTMCTEFTSVLIRDFRQLHPQVRIELVLSNERLDLVANQIDVALRVGPLPDSSLVARPLARFRSFVYASETYLARHGEPRTPSDLASHPVLAKAMDQRSQRYVWQLRNSASQETVEIEVDPVAIANDPFALRGMLEDGQGIMLANEFVVCLSAETTRPRRILEGWEGPEVEMNAVFPGGSLVSPKVRTFVDFVVESMRIESLSAPEPWQPPVYTGASAEVVDETA; encoded by the coding sequence ATGCTGCAGGACCTCAACGACGCCCTGATTTTTGCCAAGGTCGTGGAACAAGGCAGCTTCAGCGCCGCCGCCAAGCAACTTCGTCTCGGCAAGACGACGGTCAGCCGCAAGGTGCAGGACCTGGAGCGACGCCTGGGAGCCCGGTTGCTCAACCGCACCACTCGCAACCTGAGCCTGACCGAAGCCGGCGCCATCTACTTCGACTACTGCAACCGCATCGTCCGCGACCTGGGCGAGGCGGAAAAGGCCGTGCATCACCTCGAGGAGAGCCCCCGCGGCTGGCTCAGGGTCACTGCTCCCTTCACCATGTGCACCGAGTTCACCTCGGTCCTGATACGGGATTTCCGCCAGCTGCACCCCCAGGTGCGCATCGAACTGGTGCTCTCCAACGAGCGTCTCGACCTGGTCGCCAACCAGATCGACGTGGCGCTGCGGGTCGGCCCGCTGCCGGACTCCAGCCTGGTGGCACGCCCCCTGGCCCGCTTTCGCTCGTTCGTCTATGCCAGCGAAACCTACCTCGCTCGTCATGGCGAACCCCGCACGCCGTCGGATCTGGCCTCACACCCGGTCCTGGCCAAAGCCATGGATCAACGCAGCCAGCGCTACGTCTGGCAACTGCGCAACAGCGCGAGCCAGGAGACCGTCGAGATCGAAGTCGACCCGGTGGCCATCGCCAACGACCCCTTCGCCCTGCGTGGCATGCTCGAAGACGGGCAGGGCATCATGCTGGCCAACGAGTTCGTCGTCTGTCTCAGTGCGGAAACCACACGGCCACGGCGCATCCTCGAAGGCTGGGAGGGCCCCGAGGTCGAAATGAATGCTGTATTTCCCGGCGGCAGCCTGGTCTCGCCCAAGGTGCGCACCTTCGTCGACTTCGTCGTCGAGAGCATGCGGATCGAGAGCCTGTCGGCGCCCGAGCCGTGGCAGCCCCCGGTCTACACCGGTGCTTCGGCCGAGGTCGTCGACGAGACGGCCTGA
- a CDS encoding glutathione S-transferase family protein: MHDSLVLYTNPMSRGRIARWMLEEVGAPYRTEIVEFGSAMKSPHYLAINPMGKVPAIRHGETVVTECAAICTYLADAFPIAGLAPPPVERGAYYRWLFFAAGPLEAAITDRDLGMEPNITQQGRVGYGSIEAVLETLEVAVSAHEFIAGPHFTAADVYLGSHIGWGLQFGSLESCPAFIDYWARVSDREAYLRATALDDQSAQP; the protein is encoded by the coding sequence ATGCACGATTCACTCGTCCTCTATACCAACCCCATGTCACGCGGGCGCATCGCCCGTTGGATGCTGGAGGAGGTAGGCGCGCCCTACCGCACCGAAATCGTCGAGTTCGGTTCTGCCATGAAGTCGCCCCATTACCTGGCCATCAACCCGATGGGCAAGGTGCCGGCGATACGCCACGGCGAGACGGTCGTGACCGAGTGTGCCGCCATCTGCACCTACCTGGCCGATGCCTTTCCAATAGCCGGCCTCGCCCCGCCTCCGGTCGAGCGCGGCGCTTACTATCGATGGCTGTTTTTCGCGGCCGGTCCGCTTGAGGCCGCCATCACGGATCGCGACCTCGGCATGGAACCCAACATCACGCAGCAGGGCAGAGTGGGCTACGGCAGCATCGAGGCGGTGCTGGAAACGCTCGAAGTCGCCGTCAGCGCTCACGAGTTCATTGCCGGGCCCCACTTTACCGCAGCCGACGTCTACCTCGGTTCCCATATTGGCTGGGGGCTTCAGTTCGGCAGCCTGGAATCCTGTCCCGCCTTTATCGACTACTGGGCGAGAGTCAGCGATCGCGAGGCTTACCTGCGTGCCACTGCGCTGGACGACCAGTCGGCCCAGCCCTAG
- a CDS encoding ABC transporter ATP-binding protein, with protein sequence MFRYFETLVDPYPSGKTETPPRGLAAFILHFSRPLLPLLAALALFTALVSAAEVVFFSYMGDLVNWLSDAEREGFFAEYGWRLAGMAALVAIGLPLLTLFQSLVMHQGIFGNYPMIGRWLAHRHMLSQSLAFYQDEFAGRVSQKVMQTALAIRETVTKLLDLMVYVVVYFAGAMLLMGQAEPWLMLPLVMWLAGYVAILWYFVPRLRRVSMQQADARAVMTGRIVDSYSNIQTIKLFADTRREQDYARDAMEQFMVTVHRQMRLATGLTVSLTLLNSLLLAGVAAVAIGAWYLGAVSLGIIAVAIALVMRIRFMSNWILWEVAGLFENIGTVQDGINTIAREPEVKDMPGAGELTVPRGEIRFEALRFGYARPDGEMNRVFDGLTLNIAPGEKVGLIGRSGAGKSTLANLLLRFYDLEGGRILIDGQDISRVTQESLRQRIGMVTQDTSLLHRSLRDNIRYGSPDASEEEIWEAVRRAHADTFIDELVDLEGRRGLDAHVGERGVKLSGGQRQRIAIARVLLKNAPILVLDEATSALDSEVEAAIQEQLYTLMEGKSVIAIAHRLSTIAMLDRLVVIDEGEIVESGTHRELLAQDGLYASLWRRQSGGFLGLDLDEDAEHSDRALGVES encoded by the coding sequence ATGTTCCGCTACTTCGAGACATTGGTGGACCCTTACCCCTCGGGGAAGACCGAGACACCGCCGCGTGGCCTTGCCGCTTTCATCCTGCACTTTTCGCGCCCGTTGTTGCCGCTGCTGGCGGCACTGGCCTTGTTCACGGCGCTGGTCTCGGCCGCCGAAGTAGTGTTCTTCAGCTACATGGGCGACTTGGTGAACTGGCTCTCGGATGCCGAGCGCGAGGGGTTCTTCGCCGAGTATGGCTGGCGCCTGGCCGGCATGGCGGCATTGGTGGCGATCGGCCTGCCGCTGCTGACCCTGTTTCAGTCGCTGGTGATGCACCAGGGCATCTTCGGCAACTATCCCATGATCGGCCGCTGGCTGGCGCACCGCCACATGCTCAGCCAGAGCCTGGCCTTCTATCAGGACGAGTTCGCCGGGCGCGTCTCGCAGAAGGTGATGCAGACGGCCCTGGCGATCCGCGAGACGGTCACCAAGCTGCTCGACCTGATGGTCTACGTGGTGGTCTATTTTGCCGGCGCCATGCTGCTGATGGGCCAGGCCGAGCCCTGGCTGATGCTGCCGCTGGTGATGTGGTTGGCCGGCTACGTGGCCATCCTGTGGTACTTCGTACCGCGGCTGCGGCGGGTCTCCATGCAGCAGGCCGACGCCCGTGCGGTGATGACCGGACGCATCGTCGACAGCTATAGCAACATCCAGACCATCAAGCTGTTTGCCGACACCCGGCGTGAGCAGGACTATGCCCGCGACGCCATGGAGCAGTTCATGGTCACCGTGCATCGCCAGATGCGCCTGGCCACGGGGCTCACCGTGAGCCTGACTCTGCTCAACTCGCTGCTGTTGGCCGGGGTGGCGGCGGTGGCCATCGGCGCCTGGTACCTGGGAGCCGTGTCGCTCGGCATCATCGCCGTGGCCATTGCCCTGGTGATGCGCATTCGCTTCATGTCCAACTGGATCCTGTGGGAGGTGGCGGGGCTGTTCGAGAACATCGGTACGGTGCAGGACGGCATCAATACCATCGCCCGCGAACCGGAGGTCAAGGATATGCCCGGTGCCGGTGAGCTCACGGTTCCTCGCGGCGAGATCCGCTTCGAGGCGCTGCGCTTCGGCTACGCCCGCCCCGACGGCGAGATGAATCGGGTGTTCGATGGCCTCACGCTGAACATCGCCCCGGGCGAGAAGGTGGGGCTGATCGGCCGCTCGGGAGCCGGCAAGTCGACCCTGGCCAACCTGCTGCTGCGTTTCTACGATCTCGAAGGCGGTCGCATCCTGATCGATGGCCAGGACATTTCCCGGGTCACCCAGGAGTCGCTGCGGCAAAGGATCGGCATGGTCACCCAGGACACCTCGCTGTTGCATCGCTCGCTGCGCGACAACATCCGCTACGGCAGCCCCGATGCCAGCGAGGAGGAGATCTGGGAGGCGGTGCGCCGCGCCCACGCCGACACTTTCATCGACGAACTGGTGGACCTCGAGGGTCGCCGCGGCCTGGATGCGCATGTCGGCGAGCGTGGCGTCAAGCTCTCCGGCGGCCAGCGCCAGCGCATCGCCATCGCCCGTGTGCTGCTCAAGAACGCACCGATCCTGGTACTCGACGAGGCCACCTCGGCGCTCGACTCCGAAGTGGAAGCGGCTATCCAGGAGCAGCTCTACACCTTGATGGAGGGCAAGTCGGTGATCGCCATCGCCCACCGGCTGTCGACCATCGCCATGCTCGACCGCTTGGTGGTCATCGATGAAGGGGAAATCGTCGAGAGCGGCACCCACCGCGAGCTGCTGGCGCAGGATGGCCTCTACGCCTCGCTGTGGCGCCGTCAGTCCGGCGGCTTCCTGGGGCTGGATCTCGATGAAGACGCCGAGCACAGCGACAGGGCGCTGGGCGTGGAGTCGTGA
- a CDS encoding response regulator transcription factor, with amino-acid sequence MSYRVLCVEDNLEIGRLLTESLAGAGYACDWVRDGEAALALLDAEAAVRYDLVTLDLMLPGVDGLEVCRQLRRRGSLTPVLMITAKAAIRDVVAGLEIGADDYVTKPFVLPILLARIQALLRRGQRQAGDDDGIVAAPILVCGPLTIDADSHRVHLDGKPIQLTGKEFALLSLFARHPGRSFSRGELLNHVWGEEFDGYDHTVNTHINRLRSKIEADPARPYFIQTVWGVGYRFAEVAEGADAPSASGASGESS; translated from the coding sequence ATGAGCTACCGAGTTCTCTGTGTCGAGGACAACCTCGAGATCGGCAGGCTGCTCACCGAGTCCTTGGCCGGGGCGGGGTATGCCTGCGATTGGGTCCGTGACGGCGAGGCGGCACTGGCGCTGCTGGACGCCGAAGCCGCGGTTCGCTACGACCTGGTGACGCTGGACCTGATGCTGCCGGGAGTTGACGGTCTGGAGGTGTGCCGCCAGCTGCGCCGACGCGGCAGCCTGACGCCGGTGCTGATGATCACCGCCAAGGCCGCGATCCGTGACGTGGTGGCGGGGCTCGAGATCGGCGCCGACGACTACGTCACCAAGCCTTTCGTCCTGCCCATACTGCTGGCTCGAATCCAGGCGTTGTTGCGCCGCGGCCAGCGCCAAGCGGGGGATGACGACGGCATCGTCGCTGCGCCGATACTGGTCTGTGGCCCGCTGACCATCGATGCCGACAGCCATCGGGTCCACCTTGACGGCAAGCCGATTCAGCTCACCGGCAAGGAGTTCGCGCTGCTCTCGCTCTTCGCACGCCATCCCGGGCGCAGTTTCAGCCGCGGCGAGTTGCTCAACCATGTCTGGGGCGAAGAATTCGACGGCTATGATCACACCGTGAATACGCATATCAACCGCCTGCGCAGCAAGATCGAAGCCGACCCGGCCCGGCCGTACTTCATCCAGACCGTCTGGGGGGTGGGTTATCGCTTTGCCGAGGTGGCGGAAGGCGCCGACGCGCCGTCGGCTTCCGGAGCGAGTGGCGAGTCCTCGTGA
- a CDS encoding molybdopterin-binding protein, producing the protein MPSPSDPTRRRFMLGAALSGSALLLTGCDRLTRSDTMRELFDANSALTRHMQRLLTSRQALAREFTSADIAPTFRANGTTNPSEAEYRRLAADGFREWRLEIGGLVDRPASYSLDDLRAMPSRTQITRHDCVEGWSCIGQWTGVVLGELLDSVGVRDEARFVVFHCADRYSGGDLYYESLDMLEAYHAQTLLAYGLNGSDLPIANGAPLRLRAERQLGYKMAKYVMRLELVESFHHIGRGRGGYWEDRGYEWWAGI; encoded by the coding sequence ATGCCTAGCCCTTCCGATCCGACACGTCGACGCTTCATGCTCGGGGCAGCCCTGTCCGGCAGTGCCCTGCTGCTGACGGGCTGCGACCGGCTGACACGCAGCGACACCATGCGCGAGCTGTTCGACGCCAACAGCGCGCTGACCCGGCATATGCAACGCCTGCTGACATCCCGCCAGGCGCTGGCCAGGGAGTTCACGTCCGCCGACATTGCCCCGACCTTCCGCGCCAATGGCACCACCAATCCCAGCGAGGCGGAGTATCGGCGCCTGGCTGCCGACGGTTTTCGCGAATGGCGCCTGGAAATCGGCGGCCTGGTCGACAGGCCCGCGTCCTACTCCCTCGACGATCTCAGGGCGATGCCGTCACGAACCCAGATCACCCGCCACGACTGCGTCGAGGGCTGGAGCTGCATCGGCCAGTGGACCGGCGTGGTGCTTGGCGAACTGCTCGACAGCGTGGGCGTACGCGACGAAGCCCGCTTCGTGGTCTTCCACTGCGCTGACCGCTACAGCGGTGGTGACCTTTACTACGAAAGCCTGGACATGCTCGAGGCCTATCATGCGCAAACGCTGCTGGCCTATGGGCTGAACGGCAGCGACCTACCCATTGCCAACGGTGCCCCGCTGCGATTGCGAGCGGAGCGCCAGCTCGGCTACAAGATGGCCAAGTACGTGATGCGCCTCGAGCTGGTGGAAAGCTTCCACCACATCGGACGGGGACGAGGTGGCTACTGGGAGGATCGCGGCTATGAGTGGTGGGCGGGGATCTAG
- a CDS encoding sensor histidine kinase, translating to MRALLRYCSRLSRSLYARIALVYLTSLLLLSGATAWTAISQFNQLGRELQQRLEIDLADNLAEVMRPALDRGIDSVAAWDMARHIVSINPSLSLYVLDTRGRVIADYAEPSCGLGQRVDPEALETLLGDEPMLPVLTTSPCGQQFGVFSVARIQHGEQDTPGYLYVALDNAGHASMFSMLRTSSIIRTLVVAGLMALLVSGVFGLVWFALLTRRFSRLTTAVQRFAEGDYGQRIEAPRDDELGRLARAFNDMAGTIDAQLQALRETDHQRRELVANLSHDFRTPLTSLRGYAEQLLAAEPDTNGGRQRMLAAILDNADRLTRLAQQLSTLALLDAYDRPLQREPFSLAELAHDIVGKFQHQARRAGITLTVVCDPALPRVDADLGLIDRMLSNLLDNALRATPDGGWVRLEAVTQTTAVQLTVADSGIGIEEEELPLVTQRFYRTRASVVRGDGSGLGLSIVRDICERHGAAWKIASSPGKGTEVSVSLPRA from the coding sequence GTGAGAGCCTTGCTACGGTACTGCAGTCGATTGAGCCGCAGCCTCTATGCGCGAATCGCGCTGGTTTACCTGACCAGCCTGCTGCTGCTGTCGGGCGCCACTGCCTGGACCGCCATCAGCCAGTTCAACCAACTTGGCCGCGAGCTCCAGCAGCGCCTGGAGATCGATCTGGCCGACAACCTCGCCGAGGTCATGCGACCGGCGCTGGACCGGGGCATCGACAGCGTAGCCGCCTGGGACATGGCCCGACACATCGTCTCGATCAACCCGTCGCTGTCGCTGTACGTGCTCGATACCCGGGGACGAGTAATCGCCGACTACGCCGAACCCAGCTGCGGCCTGGGGCAGCGGGTCGATCCCGAGGCGCTCGAGACGCTGCTGGGCGATGAGCCGATGCTGCCCGTGCTGACGACGTCGCCCTGCGGCCAGCAGTTCGGCGTGTTCTCCGTGGCGCGCATCCAGCATGGCGAGCAGGACACTCCTGGCTATCTGTATGTCGCTCTCGACAATGCCGGCCACGCCTCGATGTTCTCCATGCTGCGCACCAGTTCGATTATCCGTACCCTGGTGGTGGCCGGCCTGATGGCACTGCTGGTATCCGGCGTCTTCGGCCTGGTGTGGTTTGCACTTCTGACCCGGCGCTTCTCGCGCTTGACCACGGCGGTGCAGCGCTTCGCCGAGGGCGATTACGGACAGCGTATCGAAGCGCCCCGTGACGACGAGCTGGGCCGACTGGCTCGAGCCTTCAACGACATGGCCGGAACCATCGACGCACAGCTTCAGGCGTTGCGTGAGACCGACCATCAGCGCCGCGAACTGGTCGCCAACCTGTCGCACGATTTTCGCACTCCGCTGACTTCGCTGCGCGGCTATGCCGAGCAACTGCTGGCGGCAGAGCCCGACACGAACGGCGGCCGTCAGCGCATGCTGGCGGCGATCCTCGACAATGCCGATCGCCTGACCCGGCTGGCACAGCAGCTCTCGACGCTAGCCCTGCTGGATGCCTATGACAGGCCGCTGCAGCGCGAGCCGTTCTCGCTGGCCGAGCTGGCCCACGACATCGTCGGCAAGTTTCAGCATCAGGCGCGTCGGGCGGGCATTACGTTGACGGTGGTCTGTGACCCTGCGCTGCCGCGCGTCGATGCCGACCTGGGGCTGATCGACCGCATGCTGTCCAACCTGCTCGACAATGCCCTGCGCGCCACCCCCGACGGTGGCTGGGTGCGCCTCGAGGCCGTAACGCAGACGACGGCAGTGCAACTGACGGTTGCCGATAGCGGTATCGGCATCGAGGAGGAAGAGCTGCCACTGGTCACCCAGCGCTTCTACCGTACCCGGGCCAGTGTCGTCAGAGGCGACGGCTCGGGGCTGGGGCTGTCGATCGTGCGTGATATTTGCGAGCGCCACGGGGCCGCGTGGAAGATCGCGAGCTCCCCCGGGAAGGGCACCGAGGTAAGCGTCAGCCTGCCCCGGGCCTAG
- a CDS encoding cytochrome b/b6 domain-containing protein gives MRLSKSSSQALAPAAGTGPVIVRRHTRFTRIWHWVNLACLVVLLMSGLQIFNAHPALYWGKDSLFDAPALSIRAERSADGELRGITQIGGLRFDTTGVLGASGPTEAREQRAFPAWITLPGPRWLSAGRQWHFLAGWIFAPLLLAYLLYLALSGRLRQRLVPRRHEWRTLGHTLVDHLRLRFPRGEEARHYNLLQKLAYLLVLFIVLPLIVLTGLTMSPSMNAAWPWLLDVFGGRQSARTLHFLCALALLGFFVIHLALVLVSGACNNLRSMISGRYALPPNEETSDA, from the coding sequence ATGCGACTCTCGAAATCTTCATCTCAGGCGCTCGCACCTGCCGCCGGCACGGGCCCCGTCATCGTTCGTCGGCATACCCGCTTCACGCGGATCTGGCACTGGGTGAACCTTGCCTGCCTGGTCGTCCTGCTGATGAGCGGCCTGCAGATATTCAATGCCCATCCGGCACTGTACTGGGGCAAGGATTCCCTCTTCGATGCGCCGGCGTTATCGATTCGCGCCGAGCGCAGCGCTGACGGCGAGCTTCGCGGTATTACCCAGATCGGTGGGCTGCGCTTCGATACGACCGGGGTGCTCGGCGCTTCCGGCCCCACCGAAGCGCGTGAGCAGCGTGCCTTTCCCGCCTGGATCACCCTTCCCGGTCCGCGCTGGCTGTCCGCGGGGCGTCAGTGGCACTTCCTGGCCGGCTGGATATTCGCCCCCCTGTTGCTTGCCTATCTGCTCTACCTGGCGCTCAGCGGCCGTCTGCGGCAGCGCCTGGTACCACGCCGCCATGAATGGCGCACTCTCGGCCACACCCTGGTCGACCACCTGCGGCTGCGCTTTCCCCGGGGCGAGGAGGCCCGCCATTACAATCTGCTGCAGAAGCTGGCCTATCTGCTGGTGCTGTTCATCGTTCTGCCGCTGATCGTGCTCACCGGGCTGACGATGTCACCGTCCATGAACGCCGCCTGGCCCTGGCTCCTGGACGTCTTTGGCGGCCGTCAGAGCGCGCGCACGCTGCATTTCCTGTGCGCCCTGGCACTGCTCGGCTTCTTCGTGATTCACCTCGCTCTGGTGCTGGTCTCCGGCGCCTGCAACAACCTGCGCTCGATGATCAGCGGACGCTATGCGCTGCCGCCCAACGAGGAGACCTCCGATGCCTAG
- a CDS encoding efflux RND transporter periplasmic adaptor subunit — MNVHKMFANRDGRRMLMVTAMVAGLIVLTGCDSLADGDQEEGAQQGPPPPQVSVAQVLVEDVELWDAFTGRIEAVETVDLRPRVSGYIDSIHYTEGQEVEKGDVLFTIDPRPYRAELERAEAELQRAQARAELARSEAARAEALAQSRSISREELDQRRAGAATAEADILAARASAETARLNMEFTEVRAPIGGRTGRALVTPGNLVSDATPLTRIVALDQVHVHFHSNEQAYLHYDAMARSGERSSFRQRGIPVRVGLASDEGFPYRGEVDFVDNHLDAEAGTILTRAVLDNSEGRFAPGMYARVQLLAGEAEDSLLIDDKAVLTDQDRKYVYVVDEEGRAMRRDVQLGRMADGLRVVAAGLEPGDQVVVNGAQRIFFPGMPVAAESVDMRGQAEGGNELAAMR, encoded by the coding sequence ATGAACGTCCACAAGATGTTCGCGAATCGGGATGGCCGGCGAATGCTCATGGTTACCGCCATGGTCGCCGGGCTTATCGTTCTGACGGGTTGCGATAGCCTGGCGGATGGCGACCAGGAGGAAGGGGCTCAGCAGGGTCCGCCACCGCCTCAGGTCAGCGTCGCCCAGGTGCTGGTCGAGGACGTCGAGCTGTGGGATGCCTTCACCGGCCGCATCGAGGCGGTGGAAACGGTCGACCTGCGCCCGCGTGTGTCGGGCTACATCGATAGCATTCACTACACCGAAGGCCAGGAGGTCGAGAAGGGCGATGTGCTGTTCACCATCGACCCGCGCCCCTATCGCGCCGAGCTGGAACGCGCCGAGGCCGAGCTCCAGCGGGCCCAGGCCCGGGCCGAGCTGGCTCGCAGCGAGGCCGCCAGGGCCGAGGCGCTGGCCCAGAGCCGCTCGATCTCCCGCGAGGAGCTGGACCAGCGGCGGGCGGGGGCGGCTACGGCCGAGGCCGACATTCTCGCTGCCCGGGCCAGCGCCGAGACGGCCCGGCTCAACATGGAATTCACTGAGGTGCGTGCACCGATCGGCGGTCGTACCGGTCGCGCTCTGGTGACGCCGGGCAACCTGGTATCCGATGCCACCCCGCTGACCCGAATCGTCGCCCTGGACCAGGTCCACGTGCACTTTCACAGCAATGAGCAGGCCTACCTGCACTACGACGCCATGGCGCGCAGCGGCGAGCGTTCCAGCTTCCGCCAAAGGGGCATACCGGTGCGCGTGGGGCTGGCGTCCGACGAGGGCTTTCCCTACCGCGGCGAGGTCGACTTCGTCGACAACCATCTGGATGCCGAGGCCGGCACCATCCTGACCCGCGCCGTGCTCGACAACAGCGAAGGTCGCTTCGCCCCGGGCATGTACGCACGCGTGCAGCTGCTCGCGGGGGAAGCGGAGGACTCCCTGCTGATCGACGACAAGGCGGTACTCACCGACCAGGATCGCAAGTATGTCTACGTGGTCGACGAGGAGGGCCGCGCCATGCGTCGCGACGTGCAGTTGGGGCGTATGGCCGATGGGCTGCGTGTCGTCGCTGCGGGTCTCGAGCCCGGGGACCAGGTGGTCGTGAACGGTGCCCAGCGGATCTTCTTCCCCGGCATGCCGGTGGCGGCGGAGAGCGTCGACATGCGCGGCCAGGCCGAGGGCGGCAACGAGCTGGCCGCCATGCGCTGA
- the soxR gene encoding redox-sensitive transcriptional activator SoxR, which produces MPAHLQRDLSVGEVAKRSGLAVSAIHFYEAKGLIKSRRNAGNQRRFTRDVLRRVAIIKVAQRTGISLAEIRTAFDTLPDFRAPTAADWQRLSASWRHTLDERIARLAQLRDQLDHCIGCGCLSMGDCPLRNPEDELAAEGSGPRLLDPD; this is translated from the coding sequence ATGCCGGCCCACCTCCAGCGCGACCTCAGCGTCGGCGAAGTCGCGAAGCGCAGCGGCCTGGCGGTTTCCGCCATTCACTTCTACGAGGCCAAGGGGCTGATCAAGAGCCGCCGCAACGCCGGTAATCAACGCCGCTTCACTCGCGACGTGCTGCGTCGCGTGGCAATCATCAAGGTCGCCCAGCGTACCGGCATTAGCCTGGCCGAGATTCGTACCGCCTTCGATACCCTGCCGGATTTCCGGGCTCCTACTGCCGCCGACTGGCAGCGACTCTCGGCGAGCTGGCGGCACACCCTGGACGAGCGGATCGCCCGCCTCGCCCAACTGCGCGACCAGTTGGACCACTGTATCGGCTGCGGCTGCCTGTCGATGGGGGATTGCCCGCTGCGCAATCCCGAGGACGAACTGGCCGCCGAGGGTTCGGGGCCACGCTTGCTCGACCCCGATTGA